In Spea bombifrons isolate aSpeBom1 chromosome 5, aSpeBom1.2.pri, whole genome shotgun sequence, the sequence AATTGGTTTCaatttaaacattaatttaCAACAAAACGTTCTGTATATACAAGTATATACTAGCTCAGGGCTAGCTTACATGTGACCCACGAAcaagcctggactggccatctggcacaccaggcaaaagCCCAGTGGGCTGCTGGCCGACAGTGCCCCGCTGGCCGACAGCGCCCCATATTCACCAGATCTGCCcctccagcagcagatcagaCACTGAAGTGTGCAGCCACGGGCTGGATATGTCCAACCGCAGACTACTTGATCACAAAATTGTAGTGTGCGGCTGCAATTACGTCATcaggtggctgctggccttaaagtgccagtccgCCCCTGCCCATGAATTACTGATGGACTGCAACTGCCATGATGCCTTTTCACGTTGTGGCGATCGGAGTAACACATGTTGGCTAGCCTTGGGTCAGGTTTCTCATAAAGTCATACTCAACATCTTTAAAGTATTAAGGATTATCCACCTTAACTCTTTCAGCACTACAGAAATCGGCTATAAATGCATAAGGGTGATAAATCATAGTAACTGTAGCACAATCCATTGTTCATCTGCAGAAACGCCATCTTAAGAGATGCTAAAGAATTGAATCCAGAATTCAATAAGATTGGGgtgaaaatgaaagaaaaacgaCATTATTTTATGTGCTGACTGATATCTATCATTGCAGAACATTCTTTCTCAGAAATACCACCGTGTGAAAGTCCTGTTGAAGTCTGCAAATTGGATCTGTTTATTAAATGGACAGCTGAGAGAAGGGTTTGCAAGAGAGCCGTGGTTTCAGCTCTACAAACTCATAACTATACATCACGGAGGACCGACCACTTTAAGGTTCTGCTACAGGAAAAGCTAgtttggccctgtataatgtataattataaaaGCAACATTTCTTCTCCAGagattgaattatgcattatacagggcctgctgagtccttcttgctggagaaacttgacAGTGAATAGGAGGGTGAGAGAAGCTGAAACCTTAGCCTTAGCAATGGGCTATAGAATGCGTAACTTTACAGCCCACTAGACTGAAATACTTAATTGCCATTCCATGGACCTGTTATAATGTACAAATCATACTATAATGCTTATGCGATTAATGTGTAATAATCCTATAACAGCTTTTATTAATCttaaatatactataaatacattgtatatagTCCTAGTATCTGAGAACGGCTTGTAAGCATGGGAAGACAGCACATGTGGCAGGGATTTCAGTAAATGGATATGGATACTTTCCTTATGTTTGACTATTTCTCATTTTACTGTTCTGTAATAAAATCTGTTACCGTTATTAtgatgatttattgttttatatagcgccatcatattccatagcgctgtacaatgagtattAACGTTACACACATGCAGTATCACCAtgaccaataaacatacatttatatattgaaCTAGAAGCAGCCAGGAACccttagaaataaataaaatcacatatatCTTTATAAGGTTAATTAAATAGTTTAACGATCCGCCAGTTCCATTCTTGACGGGTTAGATAGGAAACGACCCTGTTTCAGCTATGAGCTTGTAGAATGTGTCACTTACTAAACGATTTTTTGTGTCTTTCATATTTCTAAACATCTTTATCACCCGGATTGGAAAGAAATATTGCAtcataaatatgatttaatgtAAGCCAACATAAATCTCTGTAAATGTATACACCCTCCACACCCTCGTTTATTTGATACGTTACTCTTTATCTAAATGTAGTGCTTTTCATTGAAGAGACTAAAAATTGACGTTGAGAGACACTTCAAACAGCAGGCTTTTTCACCAGCAGCTCTCCAATGTCTTACAGCCTTCACTGCTATTAATGATAGAGGTGTCTCCTGGTGTAGATGGGACACCGTGATCACGGGATcttctcttcttgttcttgatTCTCCGGCCCGCCTGACTGGTGCAGAAACTGGCCTGTGGCACCAATGTAAAGCCTGGATCTCATAGGccatttctaaaaaataaagagcAAACTCACTGTTATTACTGATACAGAAGAATCCCAACGCTATTAATGCCACAGGGATGGGAACTGTTCAGCCTATGCTTCTAGTCACATTTCATGGAAGTCACATTAAGAACCAACCTCAACAGAACATCCCAACAAATGTAATCATAAGAATACAAAGCTTCCCAAGGACTGCCCATGTGGCTTTGACGCCCCGAAAGCACACCCAAGAACGTTGGGCATGTCCAGCAGGGTATTGACCATCTTGAAGTTAGTTGAGATCTCCTACTGGGTCAGGTGACACCCAAAGTGATTATTTACAGAAGGACCATCCATCAAGTGAAAAATACCCCAACTTTTTCAAGGTGAATCCTACGAGGTTTGAAATAAGCCATTATTATAATGACGGTAATATAGTAAGAAAGATCTATCATTTATCTTGGAAAATCTACATGGTGGTTCCAACTTTTGTTCAAACGACTGCCTGAGTCTTAGTGATGAGCGGTTAATGAACAGTGATGTTTGTGAATTTTACAGATTAAGGATGGGATTTGGCTCCCCGTttcctgtattttttaaactgaaAGGCTTACAATTCAAGGATgcggcatatgatggcgctatataaaacaactaataataacaataataataataacaataaatactaataataataacagtaactGGGCAACCAAGTGTGTATcaacaatgttttaaataattcaaaaaatgAAGTAATATTCCGCATTATcatgcctttcataccaagatgTGTACATTGTGCACCTGTTCTAAGTTTTAGGAGCatcaatgtatttgtttttcactGCTATGTATACTACATTTAGCAAACATGTCACTGTGTCAACCTAACATATTTCACATATTTGTAGCATGTAGCAATTTGTGAAGCTCTCTTCTCAGATTATTTAATCagctttcaatttaaaaaaatgaactttcgatattttaatgtattatattttgttaatcatgttttaatacaaaaaatattattttttaaatgtttaataaaactttttttgtttaagattGTTTCCCCTAGCTGATATTATACAGACCCGTTGCATACCTTATTAAAGGGGAACTATCACTAGCAATTTAATCTTCATATAGTTTAAACTTGCACCTCTTGAAAGCGGAGAAGAGCCTGCTCCAGTGCTGACCTTGTACGATCAATTTTCTGTACTTAGATTATCATCTTTCTCCTCatcccacccttacaaaggccgcctgaacaatcaacaacaaccagcaactcaacagcatgtaagaggtaacataatggggaggaataatcatgcagatcctgagcaAGGGAAGCAGATAAATATTTCTCCATCATATACACATAAGATGTTATATTGTtcatttagtgtaaagaactgtaaaatgtaggatttggggaaaGTGACCGATCTGTAGTGAACTGTAAAAAATGTCTTCTGTTTTATTACTGAAGCTAAGAATATACTATTTGTTATttgttagaaacatagaatttgagttTTACTCGGCTCATCTAGTCttctcatttttcctgatgtaaagactcagaccttaagtccttgatcttgtcttgaTCTTGAGGATAGCTTTACGCTTATCCCGtccatgtttaaattatctcattgtattagcctctaccacttctgatggttGCTGGATTTATCTTCCTCCAAACTGGTTGCGTTATTTGGATGTTATTACCTCAAGGGTATCAGTTTCAGATTGTATGTCATCATTTAACCTGTGGGTCGGTGGGCCTAAAATGCCCAGACTAATTGTTAGGCTTACAATCATTATCCATACCTTAACAGGGTGAAGATATCCATCCCCACTATGCAAAGTCCCAAGGAGCTCTGGGCTAAGGTTGCCAGAGTTGCTTGGAGCAACAGGCTGATGGTTCGGGCTACCTTCTTCATCTTCCTGTAGGCTACGTGTAAGGTGGGCAATGTAGGTTGTGGCCAAAATAAGTACATCCAGTTTGGAAAGCTTGGTATCTGGTGGCACAGAAGGTAATGTCCTTTGAAGCTCCAGGAAAGCATGGCGCAAGGTCTGTACCCTATTTCTCTCTCGGGCGGCATTGGCGGCAGATGGACGGCCCGCCATGCTGCTCCCATGTCCACCTGCAGCCTTTCCTCCCTCTGCCCTTCTTCTTCCCAATGATAGATGTAAGTTTTTTTCAGGAACACCTGGAGACTCTTCTCTGCCATGTACTAGACTGGACACCAGAGGGCGCTGTACTTTCTCCACCATCTCCACACTGCAAGACATCGATCAATtcatccaaaaagaaaaagtttagaACTGATATTAAATGAATGCTATATCAAAACACAATTACTATCATATAATACATTCATATTTTAATGCTGGAATATTGTTTGCATTCATATTATTTGGAACACGATGCTAAACATTTGTTTAATAGGATATCAGTGTTATTCCAACAGttctaatttaaaacattttcacagtttcatTGTGTTTTTGACTGACATGAAGTCCTgcatttaacaaaacatttcaGAATAATCCTAAATAGGTTCATAATAGTAACCATAACTTCCTCAAATTGTAAAACGAAACACACTCATACAGTATCTTGAAAgcctttagtaaaaaaaaaatgtaaaatattttttaaaatagaaaaatgttactaATGTACACTATAAAGCAGAACTGGATACAAATGATATCTCTCCTTTTGCAAATAGATGCATACAATGTTCTTATATTTGTTgtgttgtcatagaaacattaataataaaacgtACATTGCCAggtaatttttattaatttatgtttcaCTTTATGCATCACCCTCCCAAactaaagtataaaaatattaatattaaaaatattgtgatataaaatattaacccaaATATGATATCATTTTTTTCGCACTTTTATCAATCATCATTAACTGTATTTTAAGGTATCTAACTGAAACATTACGCGTTACTATAAAACTGATATTTGATTTTCCAAATACATCCAGATTTTAGGATGCAGCCTATATTTAAATCTACTGGTGATACAGTGAACTCACCAGTATACATTTCCAGGTCTCATAAAAGCTCATTAAactcaatatatacaataaataagtaCATGTCACTTAGtctaaagcatatatatatatatagaggtgTAGATATAGCTACAGTATGCCTATAATTAGTAAACACTATGCCCTGTGTTTGTGGCCACCCTATACAATGTACTGGCACCCCACCAAATTATGGCATTTATGGGGTCATTTATGGGGTCTTTTCTGGGTTCATTAAGTAAAAAAAGGACTATAAAGAAAAGGCTGCCAATAAAACTGGACTATGCTATAGAACATGTTTGGTGGTGAAATCCTTATTTTCTTTACATGCTCCTGGGTTCATGGGAGGTGCATAGAGAATTGCAGGTATCCAGTGCTGCCCAGTAAAGGACCCCAGGGGGCTGCTGCTAGGTAATTATTTGTGTAATaatctaaaaattaaataataaaaaaataataataataataaagcttcTGTTCATTGGTTTCAGGTGCCAGAAAACTTGATACAAGATATACTCGCTTAGATTAAGCAGTCTGCATAAATGCCCTGtcctaaagggttaatgccGCTTCTGTGGTGGGAAGATCGGTATGAAGACTGTTATAATTCCTTGAACTAAGGAATTCAGGCTTTTCCTGtaaataaatagcaatataatattatttaatattgtattacatgtatttataaagtCCTAGCAGACAGCACTATTAGAATAGGAGAcaatgaaaattaacaaaaaaaaattaaaactgacaatatacaaattCGACAGTAAAATTGTGGCACATAAGACAtattggtacagaaggagaagagagttctgctcttgtgagcaaaaatgtattaataataaaaatactggcCCTCTATAAATAAAGTGGAATAATAAATAGTACcggtaaataaatgttattcacCACTAGAAAGGGTCAGCACTGGAATTTAGTTTTTATCTTATATAGTGCTTGCAACAGGGGAAATTTATACCATAAAGAGTAATTTGTCTCTGAAGTCAGTTTCtgatgtaaattattattaatagtccCCACTGCTTAATAAAATGCCAAAATGTCCTATAATCCATGTAATAACTGTTGGTACAGGTAATGGGGCTTCCCCATCAACCATAGTTGAAATGTTGTTCTTTTAATATCTGGATAATGCTGTGAACACCTGTCCAAACACCCAGGGATCAATGTACAATATGAAAATATCTGTCTATATCCACACAGAGCTGATAGCTGGTAGATTGAGCCCCGGATTAAGTCCTGTCAATCAGGGATAAAGCATTCATTATGAGaaaattattcatttatgtACCGTGTCTGCAGTGAATATACAAAACAGATAATCAAATGACTAGATTAAATTCGAAAAAAATCTTCCTGgttttatacacacaaaattTTACTAAATTGGGGCAATTAACTAAAAGACTGATCCACAGGCACCTTCTACAGTTGGGTGATTTCCCCAAGAAGGtaagaattatatataattatatacacttCTATATAGTGCTGGCCCTCTTGGCTGGTTAAGGACAGATAATACAGATAAAGAAATATTATTCTAATAATCTGTGAGTCCTCTTCTCTATTTATTAacttctgtatttatttattgtagaaGCTGAGCCAGAGATTTTGCAGTAATATTTACAGGAAGATACATTATTTCTTGAAAAGTTGTCACTGAGAATTAGATGAATAAATTTTTATAACCCAAAAATGTGCTCTGCTACTGGTCAAGTAGAATTTGCAGGTactaataaaaatttaaatgctatttttaGTGGAACATAGGGATTCTTTGGGTTAAAATCAGAGTTGATTAACAATTCAGATGCCTGTGACATTAGGGGGCAGAAGTATCTCCGGAGAGAGGAAGCTGTGGAGTTTTTGTTATCCTAATTTATgtattctatattttatatctgcgaaagtttcttaaataataacaataatcaagATGTGCAATAAAATGATATACTTTTATCGGTTATAATACTACTagtactgctactactactactactactactactactaataataataataataatacgaagaagaagaagaagaaatttgaaagtaaaaaaaatacaatatatcaaTTAATGCAATATGTTTTAATACAGATACTTAGAATAGACATCatctgttttacaaaaaaacaattgatggcTCCAATTATTTCTGGAATCTGTCTATTCAAGAGTTGCATTTTAAagcaattattaataatatatgtaataatttaCTCAGGTGTTAGATGTCTAATATTATTGCTGTTTACTAgatatttcttctattttcattacattcattgatttatttaactGTATTGGCATATATCCAGTGGGAACATCAAGTAAATGACATACTCACTACTAATAATATAACtatttgtaaattaatattgtatacatattctacagtgtattattatttgataGCTTTAACCTCATTATCATATCTATCCGAATGCGTCTTATACATCtctgttatttaatataaatcactattacttatttgtttatatagcgccatcatattccgcagcgctgtgcaatgggCTCTATATAGACCTCGATTTATTATTAATCGCATCAGGGTTTCGGACGCAGCCTAATTGTATTTTTCATCTATGCTTTCTTTTCTCTAATTCGTTTTTATAGATTTAGAAACTAAAAGAAAGGTCAGTTTCatcatatgtacatatattaaatcaaagttctatttatttacGTGTTTGCACGATCAAAAGAATTTCGTTTGTGCTGAAAACCAGACTTTTACATCAGCCTCCAGATTACTAATCTCCATGATATTAAACTATAGTTTTGCAAGAAAATATCTATCAAATTCTTGAAGTTgttataaatacaataaatgaaaaattcagatgaaaaaaaaattaataaaaatacattattttgaaaaaatataagaGCAAAAATCCTCAGATTCTGAAATTAGTTTGTCAAAACGGCAtctctgctaaaaaaaaaaaagttatcagaGATCCACTgatcatattataaaaataaaagttatcagAGATCCACTgatcatattataaaaataaaagttatcagAGATCCACTgatcatattataaaaataaaaaaaagttatcagaGATACACTTGTCATATTATACAAACTGAAAACGTTATCAGAGATTCACTgatcatattataaaaataaaagcgtTATCAGATCTCCACTaatcatattataaaaaataaaaaaagttatcagAGATACACTTGTCATATTATACAAACTGAAAACGTTATCAGAGATTCACTgatcatattataaaaataaaagcgtTATCAGATCTCCACTaatcatattataaaaaataaaaaaagttatcagAGATACACTTGTCATATTATACAAACTGAAAACGTTATCAGAGACCCACTgatcatattattaaaaaagaagaagaggttaGAGGAGGAGTGTCACTCATCGCGGAATATTAAACATAAGAACGTATTTGAAAGTTATTTGTAATTACCTGAGtctagaagaagaagatggggTTACtcgtatagtaaagtatcaatccgCCGGAAGCGGAGGATCACCCCACCGATCTTTGTCTACCGGAGGATCACCACACGAGCTGAGTCTACCGGAGGATCACCCCACGAGCTGTGTCCACCGGTGGCGGAGGATCACCCCACGAGCTGTGTCCACCGGTGGCGGAGGATCACCCCACGAGCGGTGTCTACTGGAGGATCACCCCACCGATCTGAGGCTGGAAGCAGTAGAGTGGAGGTAACTGCAGGGGTAGAGCTCCCAGCCCCTGGTAAGGTAAGAGATCGGGACTGTTAGTGGAATTTGCCTCCTGATTAGCAGATCATCCGAATCCAGCTACCCTGTCTCTTCTCTGGCTTTTCCCAATGTGGCTTCTCACGCCTGGATATCGCAGCTGCCCGGGTAGGCGTTGGATTGTCAGATCATCTGACCCCCGCATCAAAAATACCTCCAGAAGTGGGAGGTGCCCCTGTCTGGGGCAGTTCTGAACTTATAAAGAGTTGTCTGTCCGCACCTCCCACCATCCGGCGGACCGATGGCTCGGTGACTGTGTGAGCCCAGCTATAGCCAGCCTGCCCCGGCGTTACCCAGCAAGCCCCTCACTGCAGTGACTAATACCCTCATTAAGTGACCGATccctgtaacagagtatatctGGGCATCACACAAACTGCCCATTCTGTATAATTCGTTGATCCTGTGttggttaaagggttaaatgaaagCAATTAACCCAATCCATGCAGGGGTCTGAGTTGCCTCCATGTCCAATTCCAGGATCAGGTGTGAAGATCCATCACCATCCATGTCACCTTGAGACCACTCAATGTCTTCCAGGGGGATGCTCATGGGAGGGAGACCTTGTCCCCTCACAACCTGTCACTGTCTGTCGCTGACAACTCCTGTGTGTCAAGTGGCTCCATGGCTTGAGCTCGCCTGGGACCCTCACACTGGGGCCATTTATCAAGTGGCAGAGACGGGGTCACAAGGAATGACAGTGGCTTTAAATGCTGGCATTGTGTCTAAAGCTGATGGCATAACCGGTACGTTGGCAAACACAGTAGTCCTACAATGCAGAACATATTAATACTATAGAAAAGAGGATTAAGTGACTGAAGTGTCTTTTAAACAGAACTGAAAAATAGAGAGAAATGTATCTTCTGATTGATGGGAGTGAACATCCCAATGCAAAGACCTACAAACCATAAGAGgagtattttaaccatttgtatATCCCCAACTTGCAAAGAAACCAGAAAAGCACACAAGGTCTactgtagaatatatatatatatatatatgtatacacacacacacacacacacacacacacacatatatatatatatctcgaaAGAAATTGCATTTAActtttacagtatatattatatagatttatatattgcatatttattatatatattatatgcaattCGTTATAGGTATATGACAATATTAGTAGCTTTCGCTTGTtagtctgttttattattttagatgaCAGATAATAGTTATAAAACTGTTGTGCATAGAAAattggatattttatttatataatcaatatttaagggaaaacaaaaaaatactctaCTTATTCAAAGCTGCAGGTCCTGCCAGTAAAGacaaaatgagaagaaaaacaaCTGGGACATTATTCATgaagaaaaacaacatttatttcaacgattacaaaataatacattagaattgagctaataaataaataaataaaatgtaaacatatcaATACGGTCTGCAAAGACCTGTTATAAGTAAATGGGCAGCAGTAATAGTTGAAGATTCAAGCACAAGATTAGTGTCCTTCAAATGTCCTTCAACCAGTTATAAACCAGCAACAGTAGTGGATATTTAAATGATAGAAATGTTAATTTGCTAAGaaaatactgtattattattattatttttagtattattattattattattattgttgttgtcgTTATTATAATGTAG encodes:
- the TCF24 gene encoding transcription factor 24; this encodes MSCSVEMVEKVQRPLVSSLVHGREESPGVPEKNLHLSLGRRRAEGGKAAGGHGSSMAGRPSAANAARERNRVQTLRHAFLELQRTLPSVPPDTKLSKLDVLILATTYIAHLTRSLQEDEEGSPNHQPVAPSNSGNLSPELLGTLHSGDGYLHPVKKWPMRSRLYIGATGQFLHQSGGPENQEQEEKIP